The Osmerus eperlanus chromosome 12, fOsmEpe2.1, whole genome shotgun sequence genome has a segment encoding these proteins:
- the noc3l gene encoding nucleolar complex protein 3 homolog — protein MGPPKSKKRKPSFRRLLKTSNVKLENKQKNRQFKQQNTEKKHRKEQKKLRQAIKDASLRTPQPLERYKKRPEEEEDEEFVESLPVDMMDEDDLEQIREMAKKASFLTRDLSSCGPVHAKKRKSEQQPENYEKMPRKMNVMEEKEVIHLLPLKNKTGLIPQSMEKPVVPKKEEEEEEMDDQTGLEQFENEEETETGPALTPQEQEKLRAQKLSDRKLRIAGLGSAILSDPTNSIKKLKELRTMLLETDPYVAVTVRKLVMVSLMEVFKDIVPSYRIRPLTEAEKTTKVKKETQQLREFEEGLVSQYKFFLENLEQTVKDWQQRKRKRSDAVSLQSYKGLAEVAIRCICELLVAMAHFNFHNNIIVMVVPLMNSPTRKVSDMCCEAVRQLLKQDKVGQASLGAVKVISGLVKSRNYEVRPEMLRSLLSLRIKEVDLKKDTEDTAPKKKFMKYKEKQKHLSRMQRKWKKAEEKLDKELLETEASESKEKKIKLHTETLNIVFLIYFRILKKAQKSILLPSVLEGLAKFAHLINLEFFDDLLNVLQNLIQVGDLTYRESLHCIQTSFNILSGQGDVLNIDPLKFYTSLYKTLLKLHAGASNDDIRIVLDCLDVMLTRRRKQVTLQRAQAFVKRLSTLSLHTLPNAAVGILASSRSIIHTFPKCDVLLDNEAQGSGVFLPELDEPEYCNPQSTALWELHTLKRHYHPVVRRFASHVALGAPSEGSGALQVQLSRRSPAELFDDYSVKDMTFNPPVDSPSSKKKEHFTIGAALLDSQLKLQVDLALSAETDPSCLDFSSALSQTCT, from the exons ATGGGCCCG CCCAAAAGCAAAAAGAGAAAGCCGAGTTTTCGTCGGCTGCTGAAGACCAGCAACGTAAAACTTGAGAACAAGCAAAAAAACAGGCAGTTCAAACAACAGAACACCGAGAAGAAACACCGTAAAGAACAGAAGAAGCTCCGCCAGGCTATCAAAGATGCGTCCCTGCGGACGCCACAGCCGCTGGAGCGCTACAAGAAGAGACCTG aggaagaggaagatgaggagtttGTGGAGTCCCTGCCCGTGGACATGATGGATGAAGATGACCTGGAGCAGATCAGGGAAATGGCCAAGAAAGCCTCATTCCTCACCAGAGACCTGTCCTCCTG cggCCCTGTGCACGCCAAGAAACGCAAGTCTGAGCAGCAGCCGGAGAACTATGAGAAGATGCCCAGGAAGATGAATGtcatggaggagaaagaggtcaTCCACCTGCTTCCCCTCAAGAACAAGACGGGCCTCATTCCCCAGAGCATGGAGAAACCAG TCGTCccaaagaaagaggaggaagaggaagaaatgGACGATCAGACAGGTTTGGAACAGTTTGAAAACG aggaggaaacagaaactggccccgccctcaccccccaggaACAGGAAAAGCTCCGCGCTCAGaaactgtcagacaggaagctaCGCATTgctggtctggggtcagctATCCTGTCAGATCCCACCAATAGT ATTAAGAAGCTAAAGGAGCTGCGCACCATGCTGTTGGAGACGGACCCGTATGTAGCGGTGACAGTCAGGAAGCTGGTCATGGTGTCTCTCATGGAGGTGTTCAAGGACATAGTCCCCTCCTACAGGATCCGACCCCTGACGGAGGCTGAGAAGACTACCAAG GTGAAAAAGGAGACCCAGCAGCTCAGAGAGTTTGAGGAGGGATTGGTGAGCCAGTACAAGTTCTTCCTAGAGAACCTGGAGCAGACTGTCAagg ACTggcagcagaggaagaggaagcgtAGTGACGCCGTGTCCCTGCAGTCCTACAAGGGGCTGGCCGAGGTGGCCATCCGCTGCATCTGTGAGCTTCTGGTTGCCATGGCGCACTTCAACTTCCACAACAACATCATCGTCATGGTGGTGCCCCTCATGAACAGCCCCACCAGGAAG GTATCAGACATGTGCTGTGAGGCGGTCAGACAGCTCCTGAAGCAGGACAAGGTGGGCCAGGCCTCACTCGGCGCCGTCAAGGTCATATCTGGCCTGGTCAAGAGCAGGAACTATGAAGTCAGACCCGAG ATGCTGcggtctctcctgtctctgagGATAAAGGAGGTGGACTTGAAGAAGGACACAGAAGACACGGCCCCTAAGAAGAAGTTTATGAAGTACAAAGAGAAGCAAAAGCATCTGTCCAGGATgcagaggaag TGGAAGAAGGCTGAGGAGAAGCTGGACAAGGAGCTTCTGGAGACTGAGGCCTCGGAGAGTAAAGAAAAGAAGATCAAGCTT cacaCAGAGACTCTGAACATTGTGTTCCTGATCTACTTCAGAATACTGAAGAAAGCCCAGAAGTCTATTCTGCTGCCCTCCGTTCTAGAAGGGCTGGCCAA gTTTGCTCACCTGATCAACCTCGAGTTCTTTGATGACCTGTTGAACGTTCTCCAAAATCTGATCCAAGTAGGA GATCTGACCTATCGTGAGAGCCTCCACTGCATCCAGACCTCCTTCAACATCCTCTCTGGACAAG GTGACGTCCTCAACATTGACCCTTTGAAGTTCTACACCAGCCTCTACAAGACCCTACTGAAACTACATGCAG GGGCGTCTAACGATGACATCAGAATCGTGCTGGACTGTCTGGACGTGATGCTGACCAGGCGCAGGAAACAGGTGACCCTGCAGCGGGCACAGGCATTCGTCAAGAGGCTGAGCACGCTCAGTCTGCACACGCTGCCCAACGCTGCCGTGGGCATCCTGGCGTCCAGCAGGAGCATCATACAC ACCTTCCCTAAGTGTGACGTCCTATTGGATAACGAGGCCCAGGGGAGTGGCGTGTTCCTGCCTGAGCTAGATGAACCAGAGTACTGCAACCCCCAAAGCACAGCCCTCTGGGAGCTACACACGCTCAag AGACACTACCACCCGGTTGTGCGGCGGTTTGCCTCTCACGTGGCCCTCGGGGCCCCCAGCGAGGGATCCGGAGCGCTGCAGGTCCAGCTCAGCAGACG GTCTCCAGCGGAGCTGTTTGATGACTACAGTGTTAAGGACATGACCTTTAACCCTCCAGTGGATTCCCCCTCCTCCAAAAAGAAG GAACACTTCACGATAGGAGCAGCTCTGCTGGACTCTCAGCTGAAGCTGCAGGTGGACCTGGCTCTGTCAGCAGAGACGGATCCCTCCTGCTTAGACTTCTCCTCAGCCCTCTCACAGACCTGCACATGA